GTTGCCGAAAACGACGCTCGAGTTCGTAAGTTTGCGCCTTGGAAAAGAGCACCCTCCTTTTGCGCTTCTTACCAGAGTCGCTGCCGTTGATTGAAGTTTCCTTGTCATTGTCCGGCGATTCGTCTGCTGAAGGTTCCGGAGATTTTGCAGACGAGTCTTGAGAGTTTGCGGATAGTCCGTGTActggtaaataaaaaaataataaaataaaaaataaggcttTATCATCTTATTATAAAGGTTTTATAATAAGGCTAATTGTTGGACATACTACTTCGTActcttattaaaataaataaatatttattagacCAGTACGTTTAGATGGGCTATTAAATGAACACAAAAATTCAGCACTTGAGCAATTTGTTTGACTGTTGAGATTCAAAACATGTTCATATTATCATCGGCTTCGTGATCCAAACGAAACATGTTTGCTGTTGCCAAATCAACAGTTATTGATTAAAAAGGGAATGTCCAAGCTAGAAGTAAGCGAATACAAACTTCCAGGAAATATCTAGAAAATTTATAGAGTTTTTTTAAGCTATATTAGCCTTTCATTAAATTACTATAACGACAGTTATGAACAATATTCAGATCCAGAAGCACATGCCTTAAGGCTAGCGCAACAGTAATGAATATATTGCCAAGCCTACAGATGCAATACAATGAGAAGTCTCAGTTAATCTAGCACAAGAGGAAAATATTGTATACAATGATTTCTGTTCTGCAaggtcaaatatttaaaatagacGATTGTTAAAAAAAAGTGCCATTTTAGAATCTAAGAGTTTCAACTTGTGTGAATTCTTGTGGAGTGGGTTACTTACACGAGTATTGGATGCTGTCTGTAGTTGCGAGCCATCTGGTATAAGGATTGTCGCTATTATCATAGAATGGATTCTTTAAAGGCAGGTTTTGAACGTTCTCTAAAGGACTTTGCACTAACACTCCTGGCGTTTTGGTCGCCTCAGAAACCTCCGTATCTTCCTCAGTCCCGGTGATAGATCCTTCTTCATCGTTCGTGTCAGGGAGGTCCAAAATGTCTTTCACAGAAAAGCCTGTCTTTGTGTTGGTCAACGACATTTTCTGGGGCATTTGATGCAGTAAAGTTGCAGTACCAGTTTGACGATCCTCTGTTTTAAGACACAAAACACAGATTAGATTTGATGAATGTAGGATCAGTCCCGTTTCAGAGCGAAGTAAACTGAAGTCGACGCATGAGGCTCGATCGGTAGCCGTTGCCTAGTGGGAAAATGTAGAGGATAATTCAGTTCTGTAAGTCCAGTGAGAATGCCAAAGTGACTGAAGTGCTATATCTAGTTCACGGATATTACGCTACTGCTGGGTGTTAGGGGGAAATAAGCCATTACCAGGCTGATCAGTCCATATAAGGTTGGTATCAACACAAGAACCTGCCGTGAAAAAGCATTAAAAACGAAAAAGGTTGGCCACGTGTGGGCGGGTCTTGGGAGTCAAGTGGATGAAGACAGTGTTTGCCGATGTGAAATTGTGGGTTTGGGGGAGATCCTAGCCTATACTATTGGTGCTTCAGAACATGATGAGTGGTATAACGTATCAATTAATTACAAAGATGGGGAGGGCCTTTTTACACCCTATTTACAAAGAACCTCCAAGTAGCATTATACACATCATAGGCCTTCTTGAACTGGACAAAGCCTATAAATAATATATTCGTCTCATAAATTATAACGTAGTAAATAGAATAATAATTAGTGAAATTGCTATTGGCTCGATGttctaaacacatttttaataataataattaaaaaaaaaaagaataaaaaaccgAAATCGTCTCTAGTGGTAATAAACTAATTTATGTAGGTCAATATTTTGGTTCGGGATTAAGAAGAAGGGTCGCTTGCTGGACATGATTAAGCCATCCAAAAAAGGATGAAACAGAAAAAGCTAGTTTCTATTTTGTTGCtgaatattatgattattattagcgtgttttttttattgttccatCATTGTGTTTATGATTTGTAATATTGTTTTCTCATTTACAACGggtttttatgtaaattattatgtttttatctaAGCAacaatttttgtatatatttcaataattttctGGATAAACAGTGAAACTTTAATATAAATGATCAATTACTAAATCACCCCcccacccactttttcaaccCTGTGTCCCATCTTTTAGGCTATTTTTGCCTCTGTCCCTCCTCTCTAGGATGTGATGTGGTTGACAATGTTACACGTTTCTAGCCAGTCCTCTGCTCATCCTGGGTGGTCGGAGCCGggcaaacacaaatacaaaccgATTGCTAAGCTGCAGAC
The Xyrauchen texanus isolate HMW12.3.18 chromosome 22, RBS_HiC_50CHRs, whole genome shotgun sequence DNA segment above includes these coding regions:
- the LOC127662905 gene encoding homeobox protein Nkx-2.2a-like translates to MPQKMSLTNTKTGFSVKDILDLPDTNDEEGSITGTEEDTEVSEATKTPGVLVQSPLENVQNLPLKNPFYDNSDNPYTRWLATTDSIQYSLHGLSANSQDSSAKSPEPSADESPDNDKETSINGSDSGKKRKRRVLFSKAQTYELERRFRQQRYLSAPEREHLASLIRLTPTQVKIWFQNHRYKMKRARAEKGMEVNHLPSPRRVAVPVLVRDGKPCHTLKAQDLAATFQAGIPFSAYSAQSLQHMQYNAHYSATSTPQFPAAHHLVQTQQWTW